Below is a genomic region from Candidatus Binatia bacterium.
GCAGGCCGCCAGCGCCGACGACTTCATCTCCCCGTCCGCGTCCTACCACCTCTGCGTCTGGGACGAGCAGCACCTGGTGGTCGCGGCCGACATTCCTACCCAGCCTGCGTGCCCCGGCGGAAGCTGCTGGAACGATTCCGGCGACGATGTGCAGAACTACGTCGATCGCTCGGGCGAGAACGGCGACATCCGGCTGCTCAACTTCCAGGGCAGCGACTCCGACCAGACCACCCTGCACGCGCGGGTATTCGTGAACGGCGGCATCATCCTGCCGGTCACCGGCGATGGCGTCATCGTGCAGGCATCCCGCGACGACAACGGCAAGTGCTTCGAAGGTTTCGTGCCGGCCGACGACTTCAAGCTCGACGACAAAGCCGCCTTCGTCGCCAAATCGCAGATCGACCTGCCGCCCGCACCGACTGCGTCGGATACGACCGAGCAGTAAGGCAGCGGCGCGCTCCGACAAGCGGCCGTCTGCTTCGTTGCCGGCGCTCGCTTCGCTATCGCTGCCGCGTTTACTCGTCGGTCTCGCGGTCCCTTACACCGATCAGGTAGAGAATCCCGTCCAGGCCCGCCGCCGAAAGGGCCTGGCGCGCGGACTGGCGCACCAGCGGCTTGGCGCGGAACGCGACGCCGAGACCGGCAATCGCGAGCATCGGCAGGTCGTTGGCGCCGTCGCCGACCGCGATCACCTGCTGCATCGAAAGGTTCTCGCGCGCTGCGATCTCGCGCAGCAGCTCCGCCTTGCGGCGGCCGTCGACGATGGGCCCGACGACGTTGCCGGTGAGCTTGCCGTCGCAGATCTCCAGCTCGTTTGCATAGACGTAGTCGATCCCCAGCCGCGCGGCCAGGTGTTCGCCGAAATAGCGGAAGCCGCCGCTGATGATCGCGACCTTGTAGCCGATCTTCTTGAGCACGCCGATCAGGCGCTCGGCGCCTTCGGTCAGCGGAAGCTGCTCGGCGATGGTCGCCAGCACCGAAGCGTCGAGTCCAGCGATGTGGCGCAGGCGCAGCTTCAGGCTCTGCTGGAAGTCCAGCTCTCCGCGCATCGCCCGCTCGGTGATCGCGGCCACCTCTTCGCCGGCGCCCGCCGCCCGCGCCAGCTCGTCGATCACTTCGGCCTGGATCAGCGTCGAGTCCATGTCGAAAGCGACCAGGCGCCGGTTGCGACGAAACAGGTCGTCCGCCTGGAACGCAACGTCGACGTCGTGCTCGTGCGTGACTGCGAGGAACGCCGCGCGCATCGCCGTTTCGTCGCGCGGCGTGCCGCGCACCGACAGCTCGACGCAGGCGTACGGCCTTCTTGCGTCGCCCGAAAGCGGGATGCGCCCCGAGAGCCGGTGGATCATGTCGATGTTCAGGCCCTGGTCGGCCAGCACGGACGATACCGCGGCGATGTGATTGGCGGTCAGGCGGCGGCCGAGCACGGTGATCGTGTGGCGCTGCTTGCCCTGCTGTCCGACCCAGTGCTCGTAGTCCGCCTCCGTGATCGGCGTGAAGCGGATCCTCATGTCGAGCTCGTGGGCGCGGAAAAGAAGGTCCTTCAGGACGGGTCCCGACGCGGCATCGGCCGGAACCTCGACGAGAAGGCCGAGAGACAGCAGGTCGTGGATGACCGCCTGGCCGATGTCGAGGACGACGGCACCGTATTCGGCCAGGATCGTCGTCAGCGATTTCGTGACGCCGGGACGGTCTTCGCCCGAGACATTGATGAGGAGAATTTCGCGCCCGCCGCCGTCCGCGCCCATGCGCGATGGGTACCTTCGGAAGGCGGCAAAGCCAACGCGACAGCCGCAGGCGCGGTGCGCCGCGCGATCGCGGCGCCGCGATGTCCTGCAGCGGGCGGGCGGGGCCATGCGACCCCGCCCGCGGCACCGCATCAGAATGCGGTGAAAGGCTCGAAGAGGAATTCGGACTTTTCGCCGAGCTTCATCGACTTGCTGTCGCCGTAGACGGCGCCGAGCCACGCGACGCTGCGGCCGGTCTTGACGCGCGCCGGCGAGCAGAACAGCGTGCCGACGCCGAGCGAGAGGTCGCCGATCTGGCACTTCTTGCCCTTGACGTAGATCAACGTCCGGTCCGGCGTCAGGCCGCCGGCCAGCGCGATCTGCGTGCGAAGCTGCATCGAGAATTTTCCGCCGACGCGAAGGACCATCACGGTTGCCGCATTGCCGCCGCCGTCGAGCGTCAGCGAGCCGTCGTTGGAGACCTTGATGGCGCCGGTCACGTCGACGACGTTGAGCACGCCGGGCATCGTCGCGGTGATGGTCGAGGTGCCATCGGTCGCTACCGTCAGCGAGGACATGCTCGTCGTCGACGTCAGGGCATCCAGAGCCGAAGTACTCGGCGCGTACGACGCGCGCGCAGACTGGCAGAGTGCAGCCAGGCTGTTCATGCCGGTGAAATCGTAGAACCCGCTGGCGTCGCTCTTGGCCAGGACCGGCGAGCCGGGTGCGAGGCCCGCTGCAGCAGGAGTAAGGTACGGAAGGTCCTGAGAGCCGGGGAACGACTTGGCGCCGGCTCCGCCGCTGACGATGTCGTGCCCGATGATCGCATCCGGTGCGATGCGCAGCACCCCGTCACCGGTGGTCACCGCCGAGACGAGGTCGCTGCCGATCGTCGTCTGGCCGCTCAGCTTGAGGCCGCCGCCGCAGACGTCGCCGTTGATGTCCACCTGGAAGTAGGTCTTGATCTGGTCCTTCTTCGGGCCGGCATTGAGCACGACGGTCCACGGGCAAAGGTCCTGCATCGTCACCGGCGTGCCGTGGCAGACTCCGCCGCTGCACGTATCGTTCAGCGTGCACGGATCGCCGTCGTCGCAGTTGGTGCCGTCGGGTGCCGTCGTGCTGCTGCACCCGTCGATCAGCTCGTTGCAGAAGTCGCTCGTGCACGAGTTGTTGTCGTCGCAGGCCATGGTACCCGTGCCGACACAGGATCCGTTGTCGCAGATATCGGCGCCGCCGTCGCAGAACAGGCCGTTGTCGCAGCTCGATCCGTTCGGGTCCTCCCCGGTGCACGTGTCGGTCGTCTCGTTGCAGCTTTCGTTGCAGTTGCTATCGCCGTCGGGTCCCGTGCACGGATCGCCGCTATGGCTCGAGCAGCCTCCGTCGAGGCAGGTGTCGGCGCCGTTGCAGAACAGGCCGTCGTTGCACGGAGTGCCGTTGGTCGCGTTCGTGCCGCCGTTGCAGCTACCGGCACCGTCGCAGGTGCCGCCGGTCACGCAGACACTGCCGTCGCTGCACGCGGAGCCGGCGGGGTTGTGACAGGTGTGCGACGCTTCCTGGCACTGGTTGCACGCGGTGCCGGAACACGGGTCGCCGGTGGACGCCGTGCAGAAGCCGTTCTGGCACGACTCGGTACCGTCGCAGAAGACGCCGTCGTCGCAAGGCGTGTCGTTGGCGGCATTCGGCCCGCCGGCGCAGTGGCCGATCTGGTCGCAGGTGTCCGGCCCGGTGCAGTTGTTTCCGTCCTGGCACGGAACGCCCGGAGTGCCGACGTACTGGCAATTGAACTTGCAGCACGTGAACTGGAAGTAACAACGTGCGCCGGTCGTGCACGATCCTTTGGCGGGGTCGCCGTCGACAAAGAGGCCGCCCGCGCCTCCGTCGCATTCCTCGTTCGAATTGACGACGCCGTCGCCGCAGGCTCCCGACGCGCGGGCGACCGTCACGGTGGAAGCCAGCGCAAAGAAAGACACTGCCGCGCAAAGCGCAGCAAGCTCACGCCCGAATCGAATCACGTTGCCCCCTCGTCGTGCAGCAGCGACAGACGCCGGTCCCCGGCCGGATCCCGCTTCTTTCCCCGCACGAACGTATCGCGTGTATCAGATCCGCGGCGCGGCGCCACGCCGTTGGGGGGAATCGTGAGGCGAAACGGCCGTTCAGCCCCGCGCGATGCACGTGCCGATGGACCTGCAGAAAACCGTGGCGCTTCGGGCATTTGCAGATGCCGACATGCGCGCGGCCGGCGCGGTCGCCTTGGAAAAGCGCGATGCTCCGGTAGAGTCGCGCGGGCCGTCGTCCGCCCGCGGCACGAGCCGCGGCCGCCGCGCCACGACGCCGCCAACAAGGCACTCCGGACAGCACATGGGACGTATTTTCGAAGCCCGAAAGCACACGATGTTCGCGCGCTGGGACCGCATGGCGAAGGCCTTCACGCGCGTCGGCAAGGAGATCGTGATCGCGGTCAAGGCGGGAGGGCCCGACCCCGCGAGCAATCCCCACCTTCGCCGCGTCGTCGCCAACGCGCGCGCGGTCAACATGCCCAAGGACAAGATCGAGTCGGCGATCAAGCGGGCAGCCGGCAAGGACGTCGCCGACTACAGCGAGATCGTCTACGAAGGCTATGCGCCGCACGGCGTGGCCGTGCTGATCGAAGCGGCCACCGACAATCCCACGCGCACCGTCGCCAACGTCCGCAACCACCTGAACAAGGGTGACGGCAATCTCGGCGCAACAGGCAGCGTGTCGTTCCTGTTCAAGCGCATGGGCGTTTTCCGCATCGATCCGGCAGGCATCGACCAGGACTCGCTCGAGCTGGACCTCATCGACGAAGGCCTCGAAGAGCTCGGCGAGAGCACCGGCGAGAAAGGCGAGACGCAGATCCTGGTTCGCTGCGCGTTTGCCGACTTCGGCCGCCTGCAAAAAGCGCTCGAGGACCGCAGCATCAAGCCGATCTCGGCGGAATCGGAGTATATTCCCGTCACGCCGGTCGAGCTTGCCGAAGAAAAGGCCAAGGACGTGCTGCGCCTGGTCGATACTCTCGAGCAGGACGACGACGTCCAGAAGGTTTTCCACAACCTCGCGTAGGATCCGGTTTTTTCGATGCGCGTCCTTGCGATCTCCGGAAGCCTCAAGAGCGACTCCACCAACGCGGCGCTGCTGCGGGCAGCTGCGGCGATGGCACCGGAGCAGATGGCGGTCGAGGTCATCGACCGCCTGATCGGAGAGCTTCCGCACTTTCGTCCCGATCTGGACGAAGACGGCATGACGCCGCCCGCCGCAGTGGCCGAGTGGCGAAAGCTCTTCGCGACCTCGGATGCCGTGCTGATCTCGTGCCCCGAGTACGCGCACGGCGTGCCCGGCTCCTTCAAGAATGCCCTGGACTGGCTCGTGTCCACCTGCGAGCTGACCGACAAGCCTGTCGCTCTGCTGATGGCTTCGCCGAGCGGCGCTCCGCACGCGTACGCGGCCCTGAGGCCGACGCTGGTCGTGATGGGCTGCGATCTGGTGTTCGAGGCGTCGCTGATGTTCGCGCGCCGCCATCTCGGGGACGACGGTACGCTGCTCGACGAGCAGCTGGCCGGCGAAGTGCGCCACGCGCTGCGCGCGCTGGCCGACGCGGCAGAGCGGCGCCGCGGCTCATAAACTCAGGCGCTTCGCGGGGTGGCGGCGAGCCGGTCCGCGCCATCGCCGAGCGTGAACCAGAAGCAGGCTCCCTCGTTCTCCTCGCTGTCGGCTTCGATCGTGCCGTCGTGCCGCTCGATGATCCGGTGCACGGTGGCCAGGCCGATTCCGCTTCCGGGAAAATCCTTCTCGTCGTGAAGGCGGCTGAACGCGCGGAACAGGCGCCCGACGTTCTGCCTCTTGAAGCCCGCGCCGTTGTCGCGCACGAAGAACATCCGGCGTCCGTGCCGGATCTCCCTGCCCACCTCGATCTCGGCAGCGGCCGCTCTCGCCGTGAACTTCCACGCATTGCCGATCAGGTTCTCGAGGACCGCGCGCACCAGCGCGCCGCTGGCGTCGGCCCCGAGGCCCGGCTCGATCGCGACGTGCACGACGCGGTCCGGCTGCTCGGCGCGCAGCGCCTCGACGACTTCGGTGCAGAGCGCGCTCACGTCGATGTGCTCGCGCTGCAGTGGAGCTCGCGTCAGCCGCGCCAGCAGCAGCAGGCTGTCGATGAGCTGCCCCATGCGGCGCGCGGCGGCGCGGATGCGGCCGAGGTCCTGCTGGCCGAGGACGTCGCTGGCCGGAACGTGGCTTCTCGCGAGCATCTGGCTGAAGCCGTCGATCAGGCGCAGCGGCGAGCGCAAGTCGTGCGACACGGACGAGCTGAACGCCTCGAGCTCGCGGTTGGCCAGCTCCAGCTCGCGGTTGGCCTGCTCGAGCGCACGGGTGCGTTCGGAGATGCGCTGCTCGAGCGTCGCGTTGAGCTCGAGGATGCGCCGCTCGGCATCGCGCCGGTCGGTGATGTCCTGGATTTTCGACAGGAAATATCGCGGCTCTCCCTTGGCATCGCGCACCAGCACGACGTCGAGCTGGATCCAGATGACCTGCCCATCCTTGCGGATGTATCGCTTCTCGAGCTGGTAGCTGTCGATCTCGCCGCGAAGGGCCCGCTGCAGCTGCGCGAGGTCGGTGGCAAGATCCTCCGGATGCGTGATGGCCTGGAAGTCGATGCGCAGCAGCTCGTCGCGCGAGTAGCCCACGCAGCGGCACAGCGCCGGATTGACGTCGATCCAGCGTCCGTCGGGCGCGACGACTGCGATGCCGATCGGCGAATACTCCATGACGACGCGGAAGCGGTCCTCGCTTTCGCGCAGCGCCTTGCCGGTCGCGTGACGCAGCGCCTCGTCCTCGAATCGTGCAATGGCGAAGCGGATGTTCTGCGCGATCTCCTCCAACAGTCTCACCTCGCGGTCACCGAAGCTGCCGACCTCGCGGGAATACATGCACAGCGCTCCCCAGACGCCGTTCTCGTCGCCGATCGGGATTGCCACCGATGCACGGATGCCGTGACGGGCGGCAAGCTGGCGCCATGGCTTGGTGCGAGGATCGCGAGCGAAGTCGTTGCAGACGTACGGCTGCGCGCTCGCCATCGCCGTCGCGGTGGGCCCGCTCGTCAGCGGATTGACGCGGGCGAGCACCTCGTCGGGAAAGTCCGCCGCTGCACCTTCGCGCGCGAGCACCTTGACGGCGCCGCGCCGGACGTCGGTCCTGACCACCAGCGCCAGCAGCATCGCGGCTTCGCCGACCAGAATGCGGCACGTCGCCTGCAGGAACGATTCGGCCGTCGGCTCGGTCAGCACCGCGTGGTTGACGGCGCTCAGCGACGCATACAGGCGGCTGAGCCTGCGCACTTCGTCGCCGCTGCGGCGAACCTCGACCAGCTGTCGCTCGCCGTGGGAAAGGGCGCTGGCCACCGTGAGCCCGATCAGCACCAGCATCGCGACGAGGGTCTGCACCGGACCGAAGGTTTCCGGCGCGGCGGGTACGCGGATTCCGGAAGACAGCACCGTGCCGGTGGCATCGGCGGCCGCCAGGATCAGCGCCAGATGCACTGCCGTCGCCCCGCGCATGCCGAAGCGCAACGCACCCCAGACCACGGGCCCGACGAGAAGGATTCGCAGCGGCGAAGCGATTGCGTTGCCGAACATGAACACGGCAGACAGGCAGGCCACCGTCGTCCACAGCAGCAGCCCGGCCTCGATCTGGCGAAGCGGCCACTTCGCCCGCATCGAGAACGGCTGCGACCACGCCAGCATCATCGGCGCGAGCGCCAGCACGCCGGTGGCCGCGCTGCCCCAATACGGCAACAGCACCCGCGCCAGCTCGGCCGCCGACGCGGTATGCTGCGTCAGAAGGCCGGCGACGGAAGCGCCGATCAGCGTGGCCAGCATCGCGGCCGCGAACAGGAATGCCAGCACGTCGCGAGGCGAAGCCAGGCGAGCGGGTGATTGCACGAGCCACGACGCTCCGACTGCTCCGGCGACAGCCTCCAGCACCGTGACGCCGTAACGGATCGCGATCGTGAGCACCGCCTGGTGGTGGGCGATGCCGAACGCGATATCGGCAGTCAGCGCGCCGGCCGCGAGCAGCGGCCATTCCACCGGCCTGGTGAGCACGAGCGCCGCGACCAGCATGCCGACCGGAAGCCATACGAAGCCGGAGGCGTCGTCTCCCGGGGAGATCGCATGGCTGACGCCGGCAACTGCGAAGTACGCGGCTGCAAGCACAGCGGCGTTCTGGAGCTGGACCGCGAAGCCGGCAGCCCCGCGCACCGTGGCGCCTTCGTCGCTAGCTGGACTCATCGGTGTTTGCCTGCCGCTTCGGCAAGAGAGTCACGGAACTCGGGATGTGCGATCGATGCGAGCGCGGCGGCTCGTCCACCGACGGTCAGCCCCGCCAGCTCGGCGGCGCCGAACTCCGTGACGACGATATCCACCTGGTGGCGCGGCGTAGTGACCAGGGCGCCCGCCGGGAATTGCGGGACGAGCCGCGAGATCGCCCGACCGCCCACATTCGCCGTGGACGGCAGGCAGACGATCGAATGGCCGCCTTCGGAGAACGACGCCCCGCAGACGAAATCCTCTGCGCCGCCGATTCCGGACCATTGCTGTCCATCGATCGTGTCCGCCGCGAGCTGGCCGTAAAGATCGACCGCCAGCGCACCGTTGATCGAAAGCATCTTGCGGTTGCGCGCGATCACGGCCGGGTCGTTGACGAGATCGACGGGAAGAAAGCGAACGTCCGGGCGCTCGTCGAGCCAGCGGTGCAGCGCCTCGGTGCCGAGCGCAAACGTCGAGATCGAAAACCCGTCGTACACGCCCTTGCGATTGCTGATCTTGCCCGACTCGTGGAGCTTCATCAGCCCCGTCGTGAACATCTCGGAATGGATGCCGTAGTCGCCGCCTCCGCCGGAGGCGAGGATTTCGACCACCGTGCTCGGGACGGCGCCGATACCGGTCTGCAGCGTCATGCCGTCGCTGACGAAGGGACGGATGTTCGCGGCGATCGCGAGCTCCACCGGGCTCGGCTCCGATTCCGGAAGCACCGGCAGCGGCAGCTCGCTCTCGACGATGACGTCCACTTCGTCGATCGACAGCGAATGGTCGTGGGCGCCGATGCCGAACGTGCGGGGAAGGTACGGATTGATCTCGGCGACGAGGACGCGACCCTGATCAGCGCCGGCGCGATGCATCTCGTCGACGCTCGCGCCTGCGTGAAGGCCGAGCGACATGCGGCCGGATGCATCGGGAGGACAGACAACGGTCGCGACGACGCGCGGCGCGAGCTTGCGCATGGCCGGTGCGAAGCGACGAAAGTCGGCCGGCACGAAGCGGACGTCCATGCCCTGGTCACGAATCGCCCTCTCGACGGGACCGAAGAAGCCCGACAGCACGCGCACGCCCGCGTGGAAGAGCACGGAGTGAGGAGCCAGCAGCAGTCCTGCGAAGATCTCGAGCTGCTGCCAGTCGTCGCGCGCGCCCAGGGCGTCGAGAAAGGCCCCCGGCTGGCCGGGACCGAGGGGCACGCAGAGCGTGTCGCGGGGCCTCAGCAGCGCGGCGGCCTCGGCTGGGCTGCGCAGCCGGGCCCGATAGGCGGCAGACATGGTGACCGATTCCCCTTCCCTCGCGGATGGTTAGCACCTTTGCCCGCTGGCGGCGAGACGTTGGGGGGCAGGAATGGGGTCAGGCACCAGCCGAATGGTGCCTGACCCTATTCCTCTGGTGCCTGACCCTATTCGGCTGGTGCCTGACCCCATAACGACTTGATCATATATGGAGTTTCTCCAAGAATGGAGCAACTCGATGCTTGCTCCGATCAACGGCCCGGTAGTGTCCATCGGCGAGAGTCGCCGCACGAGGCGGCGCCGCGAGTTGCACCAGCACATCCGCGACACCGCGGCGGACCTGTTCGCGCGCCAGGGCTACGACGCGACGACCGTCGAGCAGATCGCCGACGCCGCCGACATCGCGCAGGCGACGTTCTTCAATCACTTCCCGAGCAAGGAAGACGTGCTGCGCGAGCTCGGCACCGACGTGTTCCTGCGCTTTCGCCGCCTCGTCGACGAGCAGATCGCCAGGCACCGCACCAGCGGCGAGCGGCTTCGCGGCTTCGCCGACAGCAGCGCCGCCCTTGTCCGTCGCGCGCCGGAGATGACGCGGCGGGTCCTCGTCGCCGTGCTGCGCTCGTCGCGTCCCGGTGAGTCTTCCGCCGAGCTCGCATCGATGCAGTCCGACTTCGTGCGGCTGCTCGGCGCCGGTGGCAATGCACCCGGCGGCACCGCCGCTGACGTACGCCGCGGCAAGGACGACGGCACGGCCGCCAGCCCGGTCGAGCGCATCGAGCTCGCCGCCGAAATGCTCGTCTCCATCGTCACCGGCGCAATGACCCGGTGGATCAACGACCCGACCTATCCGCTCGAGACCAGGCTGACAGCGCTGCTGTCGCTGGTCGAGCGCGTGATCGACAACGAAAACGACGATTCTGCATCCCCGCCGAGGGCCCGGAGGAAACCGAAATGAAAACCGAAATCGCAAAACGCCTCGACATCGAATTCCCGATCTTCGCGTTCAGTCACTGCCGCGATGTCGTCGCTGCCGTCAGCAATGCCGGCGGCTTCGGCGTGCTCGGTGCCGTCGGTTTCTCGGCAGACCAGCTACGCGTCGAGCTGGAATGGCTCGACGAGCACGTCTTCGGCAGCTACGGCGTCGACATCGTGATCCCCGGAAAATACGTCGGCATGGGCGAGATGGACGTCGAGAAGCTGCAGGCGATGCTCGCGGCGCAGATTCCGCCCGAGCACCGCACGTTCGCGAAAAAACTGCTCGCCGATCACGGCGTTCCCGAGCTTCCGTCCGAGGAAAAGCCGCGCGAGCTGCTCGGCTGGACCGAGGCCACGGCCGGCCTTCAGGTCGAAGTCGCGCTCGAGCACCCGAAGGTGCGCGCATTCGCCAATGCGCTCGGCACTCCGCCGGCCGAAGTGATCCAGGAGATCCAGGCCACCGGCCGCCTCGTTGGCGCGCTGTGCGGAAGCGCGAAACAGGCTCGCTCGCACAGGGACGCCGGCATCGATTTCATCATTGCGCAGGGCACCGAAGGCGGAGGGCACACCGGCGAGATCGGCAGCATCGTGCTGTGGCCGGAAGTGATCGACGCGGCGGGTCCGATCCCGGTGCTCGCGGCCGGAGGCATCGGCAGCGGACGCCAGATGGCGGCCGCGATGGCGCTCGGCGCCCAGGGAGTGTGGACCGGATCGATCTGGCTGACGGTGAGCGAAGCCGACACTCCTCCCGCCCAGAAGGACAGCTACCTGAAGGCGACGAGCCGCGACACGGTGCGCTCGCGTTCGTGGACAGGAAAGCCCTGCCGTATGCTCCGCAACGACTGGACCGAAGCGTGGGAGAATCCGGAAAATCCGAAGCCACTCGGCATGCCGCTCCAGTTCATGGTGACTGCCGAGGCCGTCAGCCGCGGGCACCACTATGCAACCAAGGCGCAGGCGGTGGGCTTCAACCCGGTCGGGCAGATCGTCGGGCACATGAACGAGATCCGTTCTGCCCGCCGCGTGATCGAGGAGATGATCCAGGACTACATCGCTGCAACCGAGCGGATGCAGTCGCTGCTGGCCGACGCCTGAAGCGCGGCCGCGCGCTGGCCGCGTGCGTTCTCGGCGCTTTTTGCGCCGTGGCCGCCGCGGCCTGCACCCAGGAGCGCGATCCGAAGCGCTCGCTCACCATCGAGAGCCGCCCCGTCGGCTTCGAGCGCGACGACCCGAAGCAGACCTCGCAGGGGAAGATCGTGTTCCGCGGCGGCCTCGAGCTGCGCTCGAGCGACCGCGACTTCGGCGGCCTTTCGAGCCTGCTCATCTCGCCCGACGGCAAGCAGTTCATCTCGATTTCCGACGAATCGCACTGGGTGATCGGAACGCTGAGCTACAAGGACGGCAGGCTCACCGACGCCGAGGGCAAGACGATCGCGCCGATGCTCGACCTCGACGGCATTGCGCTGATCGGCAAGGCCGGCGATGCCGAGGGGCTGGCGACCGGGGACGCCGACGGCGGCTTCGGCGACCTGTTCATCAGCTTCGAGGGAAACCACCGCGTGTGGCGCTACCCGTTCTCCGGCAAGGGAGTGCGCTCGCTGCCGGTCAACATTCCGCTTCCGCGCGAAGCGCTGAACGCGCCGGGCAACGGAGGGCTCGAAGGCATCACGAGATTTTCCGACGGCCGGCTGATCGCGGTGACCGAGCACGACCGCAACAAGCAGGGCAACTACCGCGCGTGGATCCTTCCGTTCACGCCGGTCGGGAAGACGCCGGATCCCGCGCCCGATGCGCTAAAACCGAAACCGGTTTCGTTCAAACCGATTTCGCCGTTTTCGATGACCGATCTGCGCCAGCTGCCCGGCGGTGACCTGCTGACGCTGGAACGGCACTACGATCCGGTCAGCGGCGTGCGCATCCAGATGCGTCGCATACCGCTTGCAGCCGTCGAGCGCGCTGCCAAGGAAGGGCCGGCCGTGCCGCTGGACGGCGAGATCGTCTGTTCGCTGGACGGCGGCTACGAAATCGACAACATGGAAGGCCTCGGCGTGCGCGTCGGCGAAAAAGGCGAGACGCTCGTCTACTGGGTCTCCGACGACAACTTCAATCACCCGCTGCAGCGCACGCTGCTGCTGATGTTCGAGCTGCGGCCCTGAGCGTAGCGGCAACGGCCGCAGCGAAAGGCATCAAGGCCGGCGAATCGATTCGCCGGCCGTGAAGCTAGTTCGGCGACTTCGGAAACGTCATCACGTCTTCCGGGATTGCAACCCACGGCTGCTTGCTGTCGCAGAAGATGTGCACCATCGGCGCCAGGATGCTGGTGTCGTCGAGGCAGCCTCCTTTGACGAAGAGAAGGCCCGGCGCGTTCGGCGGCACCGAGTAGATCGGCGAGCCGCACTCCGGGCAGAACACGCGCTGCACCGCACCGCCGCTGCTGCCGATGCTGCGAAACGTCCTGGTGGCGCCGGTCACCTTCACCGAAGAATCCGGGAACGCGAGGACGACGGAGAACGCCGTGCCGCCCTGCTTCTGGCAGTCGGTGCAGTGGCACACTCCCTGGAAAGTGGGGTCTGCGGACACGGTGAATCGAACTTTGCCGCAGAGGCAGCCACCGGTGATGCTGGCCATCGTCGCCTTCCTCCTGCGCTGCGCGTTTGCGAGAGCACGCAGCGCCTTCGTTCCAGCCCCGCCGGCGCGGGAACGCAAATCCCCGCGTCAAGCCACCGTGGACCGCCGTCCCGTACCGCAAGGGACCTGCCGCGGATTCATGCCGCCGCGATCCACAGCGACATCACGCCGAGCACGAGGCACAGCGGCGAGAACAGCCAGGTATCCCAGCGCGCGAAGCTCGTGCCATGCACTTTCTTGAAAAAGCCAGCGAGGCGAAAATCGCCGATCGCGCGCGCGACGAACACGATCCCCACGCCCGCGGCGCCGACGCGGTTCCAGCCGGGCGGAAGCGGCGACGGAATCGCGCCGCCCTGGGCCGAGACGAGAAAACCGGCAATGGCCAAGGCCGCGGCGACGAGGTAGCAGTCCGCGCTCGTCGGCCGGAACGCCGGCTTTCCGTCGATCGACGGAACCATCGCCGAAGATCCATCCTGCGAAGTGCCGGCCACGCCCCAGTAAACGTGCACGAGCGCCAGCGCGAACAGGATCGACGTGACGGCGGCGGACGCGATCGCGACGAGCATGGCTGAAGCGTGACGTCCGGCGTTTGCCAGCACAAGGGACACCGTTCGTGGTTCGATGTCGACGCTCGGTGCGCGTGACGAACGGCGCAACCGGCT
It encodes:
- a CDS encoding GFA family protein, producing MASITGGCLCGKVRFTVSADPTFQGVCHCTDCQKQGGTAFSVVLAFPDSSVKVTGATRTFRSIGSSGGAVQRVFCPECGSPIYSVPPNAPGLLFVKGGCLDDTSILAPMVHIFCDSKQPWVAIPEDVMTFPKSPN
- a CDS encoding DUF3995 domain-containing protein, which produces MLVAIASAAVTSILFALALVHVYWGVAGTSQDGSSAMVPSIDGKPAFRPTSADCYLVAAALAIAGFLVSAQGGAIPSPLPPGWNRVGAAGVGIVFVARAIGDFRLAGFFKKVHGTSFARWDTWLFSPLCLVLGVMSLWIAAA
- a CDS encoding TetR/AcrR family transcriptional regulator; this translates as MLAPINGPVVSIGESRRTRRRRELHQHIRDTAADLFARQGYDATTVEQIADAADIAQATFFNHFPSKEDVLRELGTDVFLRFRRLVDEQIARHRTSGERLRGFADSSAALVRRAPEMTRRVLVAVLRSSRPGESSAELASMQSDFVRLLGAGGNAPGGTAADVRRGKDDGTAASPVERIELAAEMLVSIVTGAMTRWINDPTYPLETRLTALLSLVERVIDNENDDSASPPRARRKPK
- a CDS encoding nitronate monooxygenase family protein, with translation MKTEIAKRLDIEFPIFAFSHCRDVVAAVSNAGGFGVLGAVGFSADQLRVELEWLDEHVFGSYGVDIVIPGKYVGMGEMDVEKLQAMLAAQIPPEHRTFAKKLLADHGVPELPSEEKPRELLGWTEATAGLQVEVALEHPKVRAFANALGTPPAEVIQEIQATGRLVGALCGSAKQARSHRDAGIDFIIAQGTEGGGHTGEIGSIVLWPEVIDAAGPIPVLAAGGIGSGRQMAAAMALGAQGVWTGSIWLTVSEADTPPAQKDSYLKATSRDTVRSRSWTGKPCRMLRNDWTEAWENPENPKPLGMPLQFMVTAEAVSRGHHYATKAQAVGFNPVGQIVGHMNEIRSARRVIEEMIQDYIAATERMQSLLADA
- a CDS encoding esterase-like activity of phytase family protein; the protein is MAAAACTQERDPKRSLTIESRPVGFERDDPKQTSQGKIVFRGGLELRSSDRDFGGLSSLLISPDGKQFISISDESHWVIGTLSYKDGRLTDAEGKTIAPMLDLDGIALIGKAGDAEGLATGDADGGFGDLFISFEGNHRVWRYPFSGKGVRSLPVNIPLPREALNAPGNGGLEGITRFSDGRLIAVTEHDRNKQGNYRAWILPFTPVGKTPDPAPDALKPKPVSFKPISPFSMTDLRQLPGGDLLTLERHYDPVSGVRIQMRRIPLAAVERAAKEGPAVPLDGEIVCSLDGGYEIDNMEGLGVRVGEKGETLVYWVSDDNFNHPLQRTLLLMFELRP